One genomic region from Pseudomonas hormoni encodes:
- a CDS encoding SDR family oxidoreductase — translation MQLTDKVIIITGGCQGLGRSMAEYFAGKGAKLALVDLNQEKLDDAVAACKAKGVEARAYLCNVANEEQVTHMVAQVAEDFGAIHGLINNAGILRDGLLLKVKDGEMTKMSLAQWQAVIDVNLTGVFLCTREVAAKMVELNNSGAIINISSISRAGNVGQTNYSAAKAGVAAATVTWAKELARYGIRVAGIAPGFIETEMTLGMKPEALEKMTSGIPLKRMGKPEEIAHSAAYIFENDYYTGRILEMDGGLRV, via the coding sequence ATGCAACTCACTGACAAAGTAATCATTATCACTGGCGGTTGCCAGGGTTTAGGCCGTTCCATGGCCGAGTATTTCGCCGGCAAAGGCGCGAAGCTTGCGCTGGTTGACCTGAACCAGGAAAAACTCGACGACGCCGTTGCCGCGTGCAAGGCCAAGGGTGTCGAGGCCCGCGCCTACCTGTGCAACGTCGCCAATGAAGAGCAAGTGACGCACATGGTCGCCCAGGTGGCCGAAGATTTCGGCGCGATCCATGGCCTGATCAACAACGCCGGGATCCTGCGCGACGGCTTGCTGCTCAAGGTCAAGGACGGCGAGATGACCAAGATGAGCCTGGCTCAATGGCAGGCGGTGATCGACGTCAACCTGACCGGCGTGTTCCTGTGCACCCGTGAAGTCGCGGCAAAAATGGTCGAGCTTAACAACAGCGGCGCAATCATCAATATCTCGTCGATCTCCCGTGCCGGCAACGTCGGCCAGACCAACTACTCCGCTGCCAAGGCCGGTGTGGCGGCGGCGACCGTGACCTGGGCGAAGGAACTGGCGCGCTATGGCATTCGTGTGGCGGGTATTGCGCCGGGCTTTATCGAAACCGAGATGACGCTGGGCATGAAGCCTGAAGCGCTGGAGAAGATGACGTCCGGGATTCCGCTCAAGCGTATGGGCAAGCCGGAAGAAATCGCTCATTCGGCGGCGTACATTTTCGAGAACGACTACTACACCGGTCGGATTCTGGAGATGGATGGCGGGTTGCGGGTTTAA
- the apbC gene encoding iron-sulfur cluster carrier protein ApbC, giving the protein MSAVNRAAVEAVLRQYTDPYLNQDPVSAGCVRNIDIQGDRVSVQLELGYAAGLFKSGWAQMLQMAIEGLDGVASARVDITSVIAAHKAQAQIPGLANVKNVVAVASGKGGVGKSTTAANLALALAREGAKVGILDADIYGPSQGIMFGIPEGTRPKVKDQKWFVPIESHGVEVMSMAFLTDDNTPMVWRGPMVSGALLQLVTQTAWGDLDYLVIDMPPGTGDIQLTLAQKVPVAGAVIVTTPQDLALLDARKGVEMFRKVNIPVLGVVENMAVHICSNCGHAEHLFGEGGGVKLANQYGVELLASLPLAMAIREQADGGKPTVIAEPDSPIALVYQELARHVGARIVLQEAVSPAMPNITISDD; this is encoded by the coding sequence ATGAGCGCCGTCAATCGCGCAGCGGTGGAAGCCGTCCTTCGCCAGTACACCGACCCTTACCTGAACCAGGACCCGGTCAGCGCCGGGTGCGTGCGTAACATCGACATCCAGGGTGATCGCGTCAGCGTCCAGCTGGAGTTGGGTTACGCCGCCGGGCTGTTCAAAAGTGGCTGGGCACAGATGCTGCAAATGGCCATCGAAGGCCTCGACGGCGTCGCCAGCGCCCGCGTTGATATCACCAGCGTGATCGCCGCGCACAAGGCCCAGGCACAGATTCCGGGCCTGGCCAACGTCAAGAATGTCGTCGCCGTGGCGTCCGGCAAAGGGGGGGTGGGCAAATCCACCACCGCCGCCAACCTCGCGCTGGCCCTGGCCCGCGAAGGCGCCAAGGTCGGGATCCTCGACGCGGACATTTACGGTCCGAGCCAGGGCATCATGTTCGGCATTCCCGAAGGCACCCGACCAAAGGTCAAGGATCAGAAGTGGTTCGTGCCGATCGAGTCCCATGGCGTCGAAGTGATGTCGATGGCGTTTTTGACCGACGACAACACGCCGATGGTCTGGCGTGGGCCGATGGTCTCCGGTGCTCTGTTGCAACTGGTGACACAAACCGCCTGGGGCGATCTGGATTACCTGGTCATCGACATGCCGCCAGGCACCGGCGACATCCAGCTGACCCTGGCGCAAAAAGTGCCGGTGGCCGGCGCGGTCATTGTCACCACCCCGCAAGACCTGGCGTTACTTGACGCACGCAAAGGCGTGGAGATGTTCCGCAAGGTCAACATCCCGGTGCTGGGCGTGGTGGAAAACATGGCCGTGCACATCTGCTCGAACTGCGGGCATGCCGAGCATCTGTTCGGTGAGGGCGGTGGTGTGAAGCTGGCCAACCAATATGGCGTTGAACTGCTGGCTTCGTTGCCGCTGGCAATGGCCATTCGCGAACAGGCCGACGGCGGCAAGCCAACGGTGATCGCCGAGCCGGACAGCCCGATTGCGCTGGTCTACCAGGAACTCGCCCGCCATGTCGGCGCGCGGATTGTGTTGCAGGAAGCGGTATCGCCGGCGATGCCGAACATCACCATCAGCGACGATTGA
- the metG gene encoding methionine--tRNA ligase yields the protein MSEPRKILVTSALPYANGSIHLGHMLEYIQTDMWVRFQKHRGNQCIYVCADDAHGSAIMLRAEKEGITPEQLIANVQAEHSADFAEFLVDFDNFHSTHAEENRELSSQIYLKLRDAGHIAQRSITQYFDPEKKMFLADRFIKGTCPKCGTEDQYGDNCEKCGATYAPTDLKDPKSAISGATPVLKDSQHFFFKLPDFQEMLQAWTRSGTLQDAVANKIAEWLDAGLQQWDISRDAPYFGFEIPDEPGKYFYVWLDAPIGYMASFKNLCNRTPELDFDAFWGKDSTAELYHFIGKDIVNFHALFWPAMLEGAGFRKPTGINVHGYLTVNGQKMSKSRGTFIKARTYLDHLSPEYLRYYYAAKLGRGVDDLDLNLEDFVQKVNSDLVGKVVNIASRCAGFIHKGNAGVLVAGNAAPELTEAFLAAAPSIAEAYEARDFARAMREIMGLADRANAWIADKAPWSLNKQEGKHDEVQAICALGINLFRQLVIFLKPVLPLLAADAEAFLNVAPLTWNDHATLLSNHQLNEFKPLMTRIDPVKVQAMTDASKEDLTASQTDTGEAAPAGNGELAKDPLSPEIEFDAFAAVDLRVALIVKAEHVEGADKLLRLTLDIGDEQRNVFSGIKSAYPDPSKLNGRLTMMIANLKPRKMKFGISEGMVMAAGPGGEEIYLLSPDSGAKPGQRIK from the coding sequence ATGTCCGAGCCACGCAAGATCCTCGTCACCAGCGCCCTGCCCTATGCCAATGGTTCGATCCATCTTGGCCACATGCTGGAATATATCCAGACCGATATGTGGGTGCGCTTCCAGAAGCACCGCGGCAACCAATGCATTTATGTCTGCGCCGACGACGCTCACGGTTCGGCCATCATGTTGCGCGCGGAAAAGGAAGGCATCACCCCGGAACAACTGATCGCCAACGTCCAGGCTGAACACAGCGCCGACTTTGCCGAGTTCCTGGTGGACTTCGACAACTTCCACTCCACTCACGCCGAAGAAAACCGTGAGCTGTCGAGCCAGATCTACCTGAAGCTGCGCGACGCCGGGCACATCGCCCAGCGCTCGATCACTCAGTACTTCGACCCGGAAAAGAAAATGTTCCTGGCCGACCGCTTCATCAAGGGCACCTGCCCGAAGTGCGGCACCGAAGACCAGTACGGCGACAACTGCGAAAAATGCGGTGCAACCTACGCGCCGACCGACCTGAAGGATCCGAAGTCGGCGATCTCTGGCGCCACCCCGGTGCTCAAGGATTCCCAACACTTCTTCTTCAAGCTGCCGGACTTCCAGGAAATGCTGCAGGCCTGGACCCGCAGCGGCACCCTGCAAGACGCCGTGGCCAACAAGATCGCCGAATGGCTGGATGCCGGCCTGCAACAGTGGGACATCTCCCGCGATGCGCCGTACTTCGGTTTCGAAATTCCTGACGAGCCAGGCAAATACTTCTACGTCTGGCTGGACGCACCGATCGGCTACATGGCCAGCTTCAAGAACCTGTGCAACCGTACGCCGGAGCTGGATTTCGATGCGTTCTGGGGCAAGGACTCCACGGCCGAGCTGTACCACTTCATCGGCAAGGACATCGTCAACTTCCACGCCCTGTTCTGGCCAGCGATGCTCGAAGGCGCCGGTTTCCGTAAACCGACCGGCATCAACGTGCACGGCTACCTGACCGTCAACGGTCAGAAAATGTCCAAGTCCCGTGGCACCTTCATCAAGGCCCGGACCTACCTGGATCACCTGTCGCCGGAATACCTGCGTTATTACTATGCGGCCAAGCTGGGCCGTGGCGTCGATGACCTCGACCTGAACCTCGAAGACTTCGTGCAGAAGGTCAACTCCGACCTGGTCGGCAAAGTCGTCAACATCGCCAGCCGCTGCGCCGGTTTCATCCACAAAGGCAACGCTGGCGTGCTGGTGGCGGGTAACGCCGCACCGGAACTGACCGAAGCGTTCCTCGCCGCAGCGCCAAGCATCGCCGAAGCCTACGAGGCTCGCGACTTTGCCCGCGCCATGCGCGAGATCATGGGCCTGGCCGACCGCGCCAACGCCTGGATCGCCGACAAGGCACCGTGGTCGCTGAACAAACAGGAAGGCAAGCACGATGAAGTCCAGGCCATCTGCGCCCTGGGCATCAACCTGTTCCGCCAGTTGGTGATTTTCCTCAAACCGGTGCTGCCATTGCTGGCCGCCGATGCCGAGGCGTTCCTGAACGTCGCACCGCTGACCTGGAACGACCACGCGACCTTGCTCAGCAACCATCAGTTGAACGAGTTCAAACCGTTGATGACCCGTATCGACCCGGTGAAAGTGCAAGCCATGACCGATGCTTCGAAAGAAGACCTGACCGCCAGCCAGACCGACACCGGCGAAGCGGCACCTGCCGGCAACGGCGAACTGGCCAAGGATCCACTGTCGCCGGAGATCGAGTTCGACGCCTTTGCCGCGGTCGACCTGCGCGTCGCCCTGATCGTCAAGGCCGAACATGTAGAAGGTGCCGACAAGCTGTTGCGCCTGACCCTGGACATCGGTGACGAGCAACGCAACGTGTTCTCCGGAATCAAGAGCGCTTATCCGGATCCGTCCAAGCTCAATGGTCGCCTGACCATGATGATCGCCAACCTCAAGCCACGGAAAATGAAGTTCGGTATCTCCGAAGGCATGGTGATGGCGGCCGGCCCTGGCGGTGAAGAAATCTACCTGCTCAGCCCTGACAGCGGCGCCAAGCCAGGCCAGCGCATCAAGTAA
- a CDS encoding electron transport complex protein RnfA: MTEIVLTLISAALINNFVLHWPLGVDPLLGTERRQVHALGIATTCLMLIVGMLGHALYHWLLVPLGLSSLGLFVFLPLSVLLIAPLLTLLPKLFSTLSFEGLWPLLLGNASVLGLALINVRDDKGFFHATALSLGAGLGFWLVLSLFCDLRQRTLDNDVPLPFRGLPIDLIGAGLIAVAFLGFSGLIKT; the protein is encoded by the coding sequence ATGACCGAGATTGTTCTTACGCTTATCAGCGCTGCCCTGATCAACAACTTCGTGTTGCACTGGCCGCTGGGCGTCGATCCGCTGCTTGGCACAGAGCGCCGTCAGGTGCATGCGCTGGGTATCGCGACGACCTGCCTGATGCTGATCGTCGGCATGCTCGGTCATGCCCTCTATCACTGGCTGCTGGTGCCGCTGGGGTTGAGTTCGCTGGGCCTGTTCGTGTTTTTACCACTGAGCGTTTTGCTGATCGCGCCGCTGCTGACGCTGCTGCCGAAGCTGTTTTCCACGCTGTCGTTCGAAGGTCTCTGGCCATTACTTCTGGGCAATGCCAGCGTCCTCGGGCTGGCGCTGATCAACGTGCGGGACGACAAGGGATTTTTCCACGCCACGGCCCTGAGCCTCGGTGCCGGATTGGGTTTCTGGCTGGTGCTGAGTCTGTTCTGCGACTTGCGCCAGCGCACCCTCGATAACGATGTTCCCCTGCCCTTTCGCGGCCTGCCGATCGACCTGATCGGCGCCGGTTTGATCGCAGTGGCTTTTCTCGGATTCAGCGGACTGATCAAAACATGA
- the rsxB gene encoding electron transport complex subunit RsxB — protein MSLIQRIDALLPQTQCGKCGHPGCKPYAEGIASGEPINKCPPGGSETISALAQLLKVPVLELDVSRGSAPAQIAYIREAECIGCTKCIQACPVDAIVGAAKLMHTVIIDECTGCDLCVAPCPVDCIEMRPLPLATVLPIVGGLAFSLEEQQARAAKRNHARRRFEQRNARLHREEEQKLAERQARAHRAAQHTEVTTLDPVQAALERVRVQKAANADAALKKAKIDLAMSRAQLNKSLKAFGHPPTFEQQSQLVVLQQQFEACEQALAQLESSALPTAAPIEPVKDAELKRAKIQLAMRRAELKKAQTSEAPAEQIEALQCALGDAEKALHTAEASSEQPLPDLARVEKRPIDNQLRQLKTELAYARADVSKLERRTDTPAELMNKARARLQEAERQVDAYVAP, from the coding sequence ATGAGTCTGATTCAACGCATCGACGCGCTTTTGCCGCAGACCCAGTGCGGCAAGTGTGGCCACCCCGGGTGCAAGCCGTACGCCGAGGGCATTGCCAGTGGCGAGCCGATCAACAAGTGTCCGCCCGGGGGCAGCGAAACCATCTCGGCACTGGCCCAATTGCTGAAAGTACCGGTGCTGGAACTGGACGTCAGTCGCGGTTCGGCCCCGGCGCAAATCGCCTACATCCGCGAGGCCGAGTGCATTGGTTGCACCAAATGCATTCAGGCCTGTCCGGTAGATGCCATCGTCGGCGCGGCGAAATTGATGCACACGGTGATCATCGACGAATGCACCGGTTGCGACCTCTGCGTGGCGCCTTGCCCGGTGGATTGCATCGAGATGCGGCCGTTGCCGCTGGCCACGGTGTTGCCGATTGTCGGTGGCCTGGCGTTCAGTCTTGAAGAACAACAGGCGCGTGCCGCCAAACGCAATCACGCACGGCGCCGTTTTGAACAGCGCAATGCGCGTTTGCATCGCGAAGAAGAACAGAAACTCGCCGAGCGCCAGGCCCGGGCACATCGTGCGGCGCAGCACACTGAAGTGACGACGCTCGACCCGGTTCAGGCCGCGCTGGAAAGGGTCCGTGTGCAGAAAGCGGCGAATGCCGATGCGGCGCTGAAGAAAGCCAAGATCGATCTGGCAATGAGCCGCGCGCAACTGAACAAATCGCTCAAAGCGTTCGGCCATCCGCCGACCTTCGAACAGCAATCGCAACTGGTTGTCCTGCAACAGCAGTTCGAAGCGTGCGAACAAGCCCTGGCGCAATTGGAAAGCAGTGCACTGCCTACCGCTGCACCCATTGAGCCAGTAAAGGACGCCGAGCTGAAACGAGCGAAGATCCAGCTGGCCATGCGCCGCGCCGAACTCAAGAAAGCTCAAACCAGCGAAGCGCCGGCCGAGCAAATCGAAGCCTTGCAATGCGCACTCGGCGACGCCGAAAAAGCCCTCCACACCGCCGAGGCTTCGAGCGAACAACCTTTACCTGACCTGGCGCGTGTTGAAAAACGTCCCATCGACAACCAGCTTCGCCAGCTGAAAACCGAATTGGCCTACGCTCGCGCCGACGTCAGCAAACTCGAACGACGCACCGACACACCCGCCGAACTGATGAACAAGGCGCGCGCCCGTCTCCAGGAAGCCGAGCGTCAGGTGGATGCCTATGTCGCCCCTTGA
- a CDS encoding RnfABCDGE type electron transport complex subunit G has protein sequence MNRASSVVILVVLAGLGIGATYLVQQSSAPRIATEQRLIDSRNLLDLLPADSYDNQPLEQPLRLDDAVLTNSTLQGGYLATKAGQPSVVLLRSQALGYTGSIDLLIAIGANGKLVGIKSLKQSETPGLGARIADWPNAWLNAFAGKSRNEPADNGWALKKDQGQFDQIAGATITSRAVINAIHDALRYFDEHRQQLIGNSPHE, from the coding sequence ATGAACCGAGCGTCGAGCGTGGTGATTCTGGTCGTGCTGGCAGGCCTGGGGATTGGCGCAACTTACCTTGTGCAGCAGAGCAGCGCGCCACGCATTGCGACTGAACAGCGCCTGATCGACAGCCGTAATCTGCTGGACCTGCTGCCCGCTGACAGTTACGACAATCAACCGCTGGAACAACCGTTGCGCCTCGACGATGCCGTGTTGACCAACAGCACATTGCAAGGCGGCTACCTGGCGACCAAGGCTGGCCAACCCAGCGTCGTTTTGTTGCGCAGTCAGGCATTGGGTTATACGGGCAGTATCGACTTGTTGATCGCCATCGGCGCAAACGGCAAGTTGGTGGGGATCAAATCCCTCAAGCAATCAGAGACTCCGGGGTTGGGTGCGCGAATCGCCGACTGGCCGAATGCCTGGCTCAACGCCTTTGCCGGCAAGTCACGAAACGAACCGGCCGACAATGGCTGGGCGTTGAAAAAGGATCAGGGCCAGTTTGATCAGATCGCAGGGGCGACCATCACTTCAAGAGCCGTGATCAACGCCATCCACGATGCCTTGCGCTACTTCGATGAACATCGGCAACAGTTGATCGGGAACAGTCCCCATGAATAA
- a CDS encoding Rnf-Nqr domain containing protein, which translates to MNKSSTLQNSLMLAPLIGATDSWMTALGLWLMFIVVISAYGVGMAALRPRLVPSARLFAGILLAATLTSCAEIAAQVWSLKWHQQVGIYAGLIALQCVVLDHTGFFQSALRDRLRLCGLFGALMVGLGLLRELIGNGGVHLATLVPGGFILLGLVIAAWQAWSRPNPSH; encoded by the coding sequence ATGAATAAGTCATCGACGCTGCAGAACTCGCTGATGCTCGCACCGCTGATTGGCGCCACCGACTCATGGATGACCGCACTTGGCCTGTGGTTGATGTTCATTGTGGTGATCAGTGCCTACGGCGTCGGCATGGCGGCCCTGCGACCCCGACTTGTTCCGTCTGCCCGACTGTTTGCCGGCATTTTGCTGGCCGCCACGCTGACCAGTTGCGCGGAAATCGCGGCACAAGTCTGGTCACTCAAATGGCATCAGCAGGTGGGAATCTATGCCGGACTCATCGCCTTGCAATGTGTCGTTCTTGATCACACGGGCTTCTTCCAGAGCGCATTGCGCGACCGTCTTCGCCTCTGTGGCCTGTTCGGCGCGCTGATGGTCGGCTTGGGCCTGTTGCGCGAACTTATCGGCAATGGAGGCGTGCACCTGGCCACTCTGGTCCCCGGTGGATTCATTCTGCTGGGGCTGGTGATCGCTGCCTGGCAGGCCTGGTCCCGCCCGAATCCCTCACACTGA
- the nth gene encoding endonuclease III — translation MNAAKRLEIFRRLHEDNPEPKTELAYSSPFELLISVILSAQSTDVGVNKATAKLYPVANTPQAIYALGVEGLSEHIKTIGLFNSKAKNVIETCRLLVERHAGEVPQTREELEALPGVGRKTANVVLNTAFRQLTMAVDTHIFRVSNRTGIAPGKNVVEVEKKLMKFVPKEYLLDSHHWLILHGRYVCLARKPRCGSCRIEDLCEYKHKTSDD, via the coding sequence ATGAATGCTGCAAAACGTCTGGAAATTTTCCGTAGGCTGCATGAAGACAACCCGGAACCGAAGACCGAACTGGCCTACTCCTCGCCGTTCGAATTGCTGATCTCCGTGATTCTCTCAGCGCAATCGACCGATGTCGGCGTTAACAAGGCCACCGCGAAACTCTACCCGGTGGCCAATACGCCGCAGGCGATTTATGCGCTGGGCGTCGAGGGATTGTCGGAACACATCAAGACCATCGGCCTGTTCAACAGCAAGGCAAAAAACGTGATCGAGACGTGTCGCTTGCTGGTGGAACGTCATGCGGGCGAAGTACCGCAGACCCGCGAAGAGCTGGAAGCGCTGCCCGGCGTTGGCCGTAAAACCGCCAACGTGGTGCTCAACACAGCCTTTCGCCAACTGACCATGGCCGTGGACACCCACATTTTCCGGGTCAGTAACCGTACCGGCATTGCGCCAGGCAAAAACGTGGTCGAGGTCGAGAAAAAACTGATGAAGTTTGTGCCCAAGGAATACCTGCTCGATTCCCATCACTGGCTGATTCTTCACGGACGTTACGTCTGCCTGGCCCGCAAGCCCCGTTGTGGCAGTTGCCGGATCGAAGACCTGTGCGAATACAAGCACAAGACTTCGGACGATTGA
- a CDS encoding PA3496 family putative envelope integrity protein gives MSTGKEQLDVEEDFTPVEADDAEPVVEVAKTNLSKRRTIDNLLEERRLQKQLADYDFDL, from the coding sequence ATGAGCACTGGCAAAGAGCAATTGGACGTAGAAGAGGACTTCACACCCGTTGAGGCCGATGACGCGGAACCGGTGGTTGAAGTGGCAAAGACCAACCTGAGCAAACGCCGCACGATCGACAACTTACTGGAGGAGCGCCGACTGCAAAAACAGTTGGCCGATTACGATTTTGACCTATGA
- a CDS encoding response regulator transcription factor, which translates to MNKVLIVDDHPVIRLAVRMLMERHGYEVIAETDNGVDALQLAREHMPDIVILDIGIPKLDGLEVIARLVSAAMPMKVLILTSQAPGHFSMRCMQSGAAGYVCKQQDLTELLSAIKAVLSGYSYFPNQALHTVRSSLGNASEADMVDRLSGREMMVLQQLARGKTNKEIADGMFLSNKTVSTYKTRLLLKLNARSLVDLIELAQRNGLV; encoded by the coding sequence ATGAATAAAGTGCTGATCGTGGATGATCACCCCGTCATTCGTCTTGCGGTACGTATGCTGATGGAGCGTCATGGCTACGAAGTCATTGCAGAAACAGATAATGGCGTGGATGCCTTACAACTGGCTCGTGAACATATGCCGGATATTGTCATCCTGGATATAGGAATACCGAAGCTGGATGGACTGGAAGTCATTGCGCGCCTTGTCTCGGCAGCAATGCCAATGAAAGTACTGATATTGACTTCCCAGGCGCCTGGACATTTTTCGATGCGTTGCATGCAGTCCGGTGCTGCCGGATATGTTTGCAAACAACAGGATCTCACTGAGTTGCTCAGTGCAATAAAGGCTGTATTGTCAGGCTACAGTTATTTTCCCAATCAAGCCCTGCATACAGTGCGTTCCAGTCTGGGGAACGCCAGTGAAGCCGATATGGTGGATCGTCTGTCGGGGCGGGAGATGATGGTTTTGCAACAGTTGGCCCGAGGCAAGACCAATAAGGAAATTGCCGATGGAATGTTCCTCAGCAACAAAACCGTCAGTACTTACAAGACTCGCCTGTTGTTGAAGCTCAATGCGCGATCCTTGGTGGACTTGATCGAGCTGGCTCAACGCAATGGGCTGGTGTGA